One region of Zingiber officinale cultivar Zhangliang chromosome 7B, Zo_v1.1, whole genome shotgun sequence genomic DNA includes:
- the LOC122006764 gene encoding laccase-22-like, with the protein MQTREGERERGKRKRRMSSSFWTFLFVFSSLAIYSEGLTRHYKFNVVMRNVTRLCSTKPIVTVNGQFPGPTLYAREDDTVLVKVVNHIGHDVTIHWHGVRQLRTGWADGPAYVTQCPIQPGRSYVYNFTLTGQRGTLLWHAHITWMRSTVHGALVILPKLGVPYPFTQPHQEHVIVLAEWWKSDPEAVIREAMKAGRPPNVSDAHVINGHAGALSTCSSSSLDGFTLAVEKGKKYLLRVINAALNEDLFFKVAGHRMTVVEVDAAYTKPFSIDTILLAPGQTTNVLLNADKTAGGRYLLTASPFADSPLVAVDNRTATATLHYADIVSSSAAPAAASALTTTNPPPMNATHVAAAFSDALRSLNSQAYPARVPATVDRSLLFTVGLGANPCANCINGSRVVAGVNNVTFVMPTTALLQAHYYNLSGVFTDDFPGRPPVAFNYTGSGPRNVATEQGTRLYRLPYNATVGLVLQDTGIIGPESHPLHLHGYNFFVIGKGSGNYDPKTSPAGFNLVDPVERNTVSVPSGGWTAIRFRADNPGVWFMHCHFEVHMTWGLKMAFIVDDGEGPEQSILPPPKDLPAC; encoded by the exons aagagaaagaggaaagagaaagagaagaatgaGTTCCTCTTTCTGGACTTTCCTGTTTGTCTTTAGCTCTCTGGCTATTTACTCGGAAGGACTGACTCGGCATTACAAGTTCAAC GTGGTGATGCGAAACGTGACCCGACTCTGCTCGACCAAGCCAATCGTGACGGTGAACGGCCAATTCCCCGGTCCGACTCTCTACGCGCGCGAGGATGACACCGTGCTTGTCAAGGTCGTGAACCACATCGGTCACGACGTGACCATCCATTGGCATGGCGTCCGGCAGCTGCGGACCGGCTGGGCTGATGGTCCGGCCTACGTGACCCAGTGCCCGATCCAGCCCGGCCGAAGCTACGTGTACAATTTCACGCTCACCGGCCAGCGCGGCACGCTACTGTGGCACGCTCACATCACCTGGATGCGGTCAACGGTCCACGGCGCCCTCGTCATCCTCCCCAAGCTCGGCGTGCCGTACCCGTTCACTCAACCCCACCAAGAACACGTCATCGtattag cGGAATGGTGGAAATCCGACCCTGAAGCTGTAATAAGAGAGGCTATGAAGGCCGGTCGGCCTCCCAATGTGTCGGATGCCCACGTCATCAATGGCCACGCCGGAGCTCTCTCCACgtgctcctcctcctctctcg ACGGGTTCACGTTGGCGGTGGAGAAAGGGAAGAAGTACTTGCTCCGCGTCATCAACGCCGCGCTCAACGAGGACCTCTTCTTCAAGGTCGCCGGTCACCGGATGACCGTCGTGGAGGTCGACGCAGCCTACACCAAGCCGTTTTCCATTGACACTATCCTCCTTGCCCCTGGCCAGACCACCAACGTCCTCCTCAACGCCGACAAGACCGCTGGCGGGCGGTACCTCCTCACGGCTTCCCCCTTCGCTGATTCCCCCCTTGTCGCCGTTGATAACCGCACTGCCACCGCTACCCTCCACTATGCCGATATCGTCTCCTCCTCCGCTGCCCCCGCAGCTGCCAGTGCGCTCACCACCACCAACCCGCCGCCGATGAACGCCACCCATGTGGCGGCCGCCTTTTCCGACGCGCTCCGCAGTCTCAACTCACAGGCGTACCCCGCCCGTGTACCGGCCACCGTCGACAGGTCGCTGCTGTTCACGGTGGGGCTGGGGGCGAACCCCTGCGCCAACTGCATCAACGGGAGTAGAGTGGTGGCGGGCGTCAACAACGTGACGTTCGTGATGCCGACGACGGCGCTTCTGCAGGCGCACTACTACAACCTCAGCGGGGTCTTCACTGACGACTTCCCCGGCCGGCCTCCGGTAGCGTTCAACTACACCGGGAGCGGGCCGAGGAACGTGGCCACAGAGCAGGGGACGAGGCTGTACCGGCTGCCGTACAACGCGACGGTGGGGCTGGTGCTGCAGGACACCGGGATCATCGGGCCGGAGAGCCACCCACTGCACCTCCACGGCTACAATTTTTTCGTCATCGGAAAGGGCTCCGGCAACTACGACCCCAAAACCTCCCCAGCAGGGTTCAACCTAGTCGACCCGGTGGAGCGTAACACGGTCTCTGTTCCCTCCGGCGGGTGGACGGCCATCAGATTCAGAGCGGATAATCCTG GAGTTTGGTTCATGCATTGCCACTTCGAGGTGCACATGACGTGGGGGCTCAAGATGGCGTTCATTGTGGACGACGGCGAAGGGCCGGAGCAGTCCATTCTACCGCCGCCGAAAGATCTGCCTGCGTGCTAA